From the Agromyces laixinhei genome, the window CCGCGGTCGCACTCGCCACCGAGCTGCGGCCCGACCTCGTCATCATGGACGTCAAGATGCCCCAGCTCGACGGCATCTCCGCGGCGGAGCGACTCTCGAAGGGCCACATCGCCCCGGTCGTGCTCCTCACGGCGTTCAGCCAGAAGGAGCTCGTCGAGCGAGCCAGCGAAGCGGGCGCCCTCGCCTACGTCGTGAAGCCGTTCACGCCCAACGATCTCCTGCCCGCCATCGAGATCGCCCTGGCCCGCTACGCGCAGATCATCGCACTCGAAGCCGAGGTCGGCGACCTCGTCGAGCGCTTCGAGACCCGCAAGCTCGTCGATCGGGCCAAGGGGCTGCTCAACGAGAAGATGGGACTCTCCGAGCCTGACGCGTTCCGATGGATCCAGAAGGCCTCGATGGACCGCCGCCTGACGATGAAAGACGTCTCGCAGGCGATCATCGAGCAGCTCGCGGCCAAGAAGTAGCACCGCCGATCTCAGACAGCGGATGCCGCGGCGACAGGTGTCGCCGCGGCATCCGCTGTTCTCATGTCCGGGCGCATCGACGCGTCGGCGGTGTCGGCGGGCGCTTGTAGTCTTATCTGGTGTCGGACGCAGATAAGCCCACCCTCCTCGTCGTCGACGGCCATTCGCTGGCCTTCCGAGCCTTCTACGCCCTCCCGGTCGACAGTTTCACCACCCGCGACGGGCAGCACACGAACGCCATCCACGGGTTCCTGTCGATGCTGCTCCTGCTGCTGGCGAACGAGAAGCCCACGCATCTCGCCGTCGCCTTCGACATCTCGCGCGCCTCGTTCCGCACGCGCGAGTACCCCGAGTACAAGGGCACGCGCGGCGAGACGCCGGCCGAGTTCAAGGGGCAGGTGCCGCTCCTGCAAGACGCACTGAAGGCGATGGGGGTGCGCACGCTCGAGAAGGAAGACTTCGAGGCCGACGACATCCTCGCGACGCTCGCGGCCCGTGGCCGCGCCGAGGGGTATCGTGTGCTCTTGGTCTCGGGCGACCGAGACACGATCCAGCTCGTCAACGACGACGTCACGCTGCTCTACCCGAACACGCAGGGCGTCTCGCAGCTGAAACGCTACGACACCGACGCGGTCGTGGAGCGATACGGCATCCGGCCCGAGCAGTACCCCGATGTCGCGGCGCTCGTGGGCGAGACGAGCGACAACCTCATCGGCATCACGAAGGTCGGCGAGAAGACCGCCGTCAAGTGGCTCGGCCTGTACGGTTCCCTCGACGGCATCCTCGAGCACGCCGACGAGATCAAGGGCGTCGTCGGGCAGAACCTGCGCGACGAGAAGGAGAACGCGATCCGCAATCGCCGGCTCAACCGTCTGGTCGACGACGTCGAACTCGAACTCGAGATCGACGAGCTCGAGGCGAAGCCGATCGACATCGACGAGGTGGCTCCGCTGTTCGAGCGGCTCGAGTTCCGCACACTGTTCGAGCGCATGAAGAAGCTCGCGGCGGGCAATGGCAACGGCAACGGCGCGGCCGTGACATCGGCTCCTGCCGCAGTGCCCGCACAGGATGCGCCCGCGGCTCCCTCCGCCCCGAGCCCGCGCCGGCTCCTCGATGAAGAGCTCGCCGCATGGATCGAACGGGCCGTCGCTGCCGAACCCGCCGGTCTCGGCCTCAGCCTCGAGGTGATCGATGGCGCGGTGGTCGGCGCCGGCATCGCGACCGCCGCAGAATCCGTGCATCTCACGTGGCAGGCAGGGCGCAGCGACTATGCCCCGTTCGAAGCTTGGCTCGCGAGCGATTCCCCGAAGATCATGACCGACGCGAAACCGCAGCTGAAGGCGCTCATGCGCTCTGGTCTCGCGTTCGACGGGCTCGTGGTCGACACACTCGTCGCCGGATGGCTCGTGCGGCCGATCCTCGCCGAGAAGACCCTCGCCGACCTCGTCGCACGCTACCTCGGCGAGACCGTGCCACAGGCCGACCCGGCGCAGCTCGTGCCGGAAGAGGGCACCGATGCCGGCGCCCCCGAGTACGCGTGGTACTCCGTGCGGGTCGCCCCCGTCGTGCTCAGGGCGCTGCCCGAGAGTTCGCGGCAGCTGCTGGCCGACATCGAGATGCCGCTCATCGCCGTGCTCGCGGCGATGGAGGTGCGCGGCGTCACTGTCGATCACGCCGAGCTCTCCGCGCTCTCCGCCGAGCTCGGTGCGCGTGCCGCCGGCCTGGCCGAGGCTGCGTTCGCCGAGATCGGGCGCGAGGTCAACCTCGGTTCGCCCAAGCAGCTGCAGGAAGTGCTCTTCGAACAGCTCGGCATGCCGAAGACGCGTGCGACGAAGACCGGGTACACGACCGACGCGAGTGCGTTGGCCGACCTGCAGGAGTCGAACCCGCACCCGTTCCTCGGATATCTGCTCGAGCACCGCGATGCCACGAAGCTGCGCCAGATCGTCGAGTCGCTCGACAAGTCGATCGCGGCCGACGGGCGCATCCGCACGAGTTACGGGCAGATCGGCGCGGCGACCGGCCGCATGTCGTCGAACGACCCGAACCTGCAGAACATCCCGATCCGCACCGAAGACGGCCGGCGCATCCGCAAGGCCTTCCGGCACGGGCCCGAGTACACCGAACTGCTCACCGCCGACTATTCGCAGATCGAGATGCGCATCATGGCGCACCTCTCGGGTGACCCCGGTCTCATCGAGGCGTTCAACGCCGGTGAAGACCTGCACCGCTTCGTCGGTGCACGCGTGTTCGGGGTCGACCCCGGCGACGTCACGCCGGTGATGCGCACGAAGGTGAAGGCGATGTCGTACGGGCTCGCCTACGGTCTCAGCGCCTTCGGGCTCTCCAAGCAGCTCCGCATCGATCGCGCCGAGGCGACGCAGCTCATGAAGGAGTACTTCGAACGGTTCGGCGCGGTGCGCGACTACCTTCGCATGGTCGTCGAGCAAGCGAAGATCGACGGCTACACCGAGACCATCTTCGGTCGTCGGCGTCCCTTCCCCGACCTCAACAGCCCGAACCGGGTGCTTCGTGAGAACGCCGAGCGTGCCGCACTGAACTCACCGATCCAGGGTTCGGCCGCCGACATCATCAAGATCGCGATGTCACGGGTCGAGACCGATCTCGCGGCCCAGGGCATGGCCAGCCGCATGCTGCTCACGGTGCACGACGAGCTCATCTTCGAGGTCGCCGCGGGGGAGTCCGAGACCCTCGAATCCCTTGTGCGCGACCGCATGGCGCACGCCGCCGATCTGCTCGTACCGCTCGACGTTCAGATCGGTCGCGGAGCCAATTGGGAGGACGCAGCTCACTGACCTTGGGAGGACGCAGCTCACCTGAGCGCCGGTCGCCCGGCCGCAGGCGCGAGGTCGGCCGGTCTGCCATAGGCTCGGGGTCATGGCATCGACTGAGCGCACTCCGACCGAGATCGACGCGATCGCAGAGGGGTGGGTCGACACGCTCGTCGAGCTGGACCCCGGCGTCGGCACGTATATCGGGCGCACCACGCATGACGATCGGCTGGCCGATTTCTCGCCCGAGGGTCACGAACGCTCGATCGCGGCCACTCGCGCGGCACTCGCGTCCCTTCGTGCCGCGACACCGGTCGACGACGTCGACCGCATCACCGTTGCCGACCTCGGCAGCGAGCTCGAACTCGAGCTCGAACGGCACGACGCGGGGCTCCACCTGCGCGACCTCAACGTCATCGCAAGTCCGGCCCAGGAGATCCGCGAGGTCTTCGACCTCATGCCCACCGACGCCCCCGATGAGTGGCACCGCATCGCGACCCGCCTCGAGGCGGTCCCCAGCGCGATCGACGGCTACATCGAGACGCTTCGCGAAGGCATCGCGCGCGGCACAGTGCCTGCGGCCCGGCAGGTTCGCGAGGTGGCCGCACAGGCCCGGCGCATCGCCGAACCCGACGGCTTCTTCGGCACCTTCGCCGGCTCGGCGGGCGCCGAGCTGCCGCCACCACTGGTTCGCGACCTCGGCAACGGTGCGGCGGCCGCCGCATCCTCGTACGGCCGGCTCGCCGACTTCCTCGAGACCGACCTGTACCCCGTCGCCGGAGAGCACGACGGCGTGGGCCGCGAGATCTACGCGCTGCAGTCGCGCCGCTTCCTCGGGGCCGTGATCGACCTCGACGAGACGTATGAGTGGGGCATCGAAGAGCTCGCCCGAATGGTCGCCGAACAGGAGTCCATCGCGAACGAGATCCTGTCGGGTGCCGGTTCGACGGTCTCGGGAGACGCCGTCGCCGAGGCCATCGCCTTCCTCGATGCCGACCCGACGCGAAAACTGCACGGCACGGGCGCGCTGCAGCGCTGGATGCAGGAGACGAGCGACCGCGCCGTCGCCGAGCTCGCCGGCACGCAGTTCGACATCCCCGCTGAGATCCGTGCGCTCGAGTGCATGATCGCACCGACGCAGGAGGGCGGCATCTACTACACCGGACCGAGCGACGACTTCTCGCGCCCCGGCCGCATGTGGTGGTCGGTGCCCGAAGGCGTCACCGAGTTCGACACCTGGCGCGAGCTCACGACCGTCTACCACGAGGGCGTTCCCGGTCACCACCTGCAGATCGGCCAGGCCGTGGTGAATCGCGGTCAGCTGAACACCTGGCGGCGCCAGCTCGCGGGCACTTCCGGCCATGCAGAAGGCTGGGCGCTCTACGCTGAGCGGCTCATGCAGGGGCTCGGCTACCTCGACGACCCCGCCGACCGGCTCGGCATGCTCGATGGTCAGCGACTGCGTGCGGCCCGCGTGGTGCTCGATATCGGCGTGCACCTCGGCAAGCAGCGGCCGGATGGCAATGGTGTGTGGACGGGCGACTACGCGCTCGAGTTCCTCGGCCGGAACGTGAACATGAACGAGGGTTTCGTGCGGTTCGAGGTCAATCGCTACCTCGGTTGGCCGGGCCAGGCGCCTTCCTACAAGGTGGGGCAGCGCATCTGGGAGCAGCTGCGCGACGAGGTGGCGCGCCGCGAGGGTGAGTCCTTCGACATCCGCGAGTTCCACCGCAACGCGCTCGCCCTCGGCGGCGTCGGGCTCGACACCCTGCGCTCCGCGCTGCTCGGGTGAGCGTGCTCATGCCGAGGGGGTACACCCACGAGCCGCCGGCATGACACGCGTGGCCATCGCGGGGGCGTCCGGATTCATCGGCGGGTACCTCGTCGCGAGGTATCGCGCCGCGGGCGTCGAGGTGCGCACGATCGGTCGCGGCGCGTCGGCGGATGCCGCGTGGGGCGACGCTGCTGCCATCGCACGCGTCGTCGACGGATGCGACGTGCTCGTGAACCTCGCCGGCAAGAGCGTGAACGGGCAATCGCGCTGAGATCGTCAGGTCGCGGGTCGAGACCACGGCGGCGCTGCGAACGGCCGTCGAATCGGCAGCAGCGCCGCCGCGCGTCTGGTTCAACTCCTCGACGGCGACGATCTACCGGCACGCTGAAGACCGCCCCATGACCGAACGCGAGGGCGAGCTCGGGAGCGGATTCTCCGTCGATGTCGCGAAGGCCTGGGAGGCCGAGTTCTTCGCCGGGTCGCTGCCGTCGACGCGGCGGATCGCGCTCCGGATCGCGATCGTGCTCGGCGACGGCGGCGTGATGCGGCTGCTCGCCCGGCTCGCGCGGCTGGGCCTCGGGGGCCCGCAACTCGACGGACGATGGCCGGCGACGCGCGCCCGGCGATCTGCGGGCACGTACCACGAGTTCCGCGCACGAGGCGGGTTGCAGCGCTTCAGCTGGGTGCACCTCCACGACGTCGCCGGCATCATGGACTTCGTCGCGGCGCGGCCCGACGTCGACGGCGTGGTCAACGTGAGCGCACCGAACCCCACTGACAACCGCACGCTGATGCGCTCGATCCGCAGTTGTCTCGCGGTTCCCTTCGGCGCGCCGGCGTGGCGATGGATGCTCGAGCCCGGCTCCGCAGTGCTCCGTACCGAGACCGAACTCGTGCTGAAGAGTCGGTGGGTCGTTCCCGAGCGTCTGCTCGAGGCAGGCTACGAGTTCGAGTACCCCGAACTCGAGCCGGCCATTCGCAGCATCCTGAGGCCGCGAGACGGTGCCGCCGCGACCGAACCGACGCCTCAGCGGCGCGGTTGACGGGTCGTTTGCCGATGGGGGAGCGGTTCCGTTAGCATGGAGTGTCACTCGTGTGACATTCCTGTCCGCACGCCCATCGCGGAATCACATAACGCTCTCCCGCGCGATGGGCTCGATTTTGTCCTTTACGGAGCATTCACTACATGACAACCGCAACGACCAAGGCACCCAAGCAGGTCGCGATCAACGACATCGGATCTGCTGACGATTTCCTCGCCGCGGTCGAGAAGACTTTGAAGTTCTTCAATGACGGCGACCTCATCGAAGGTACCGTCGTGAAGATCGACCGCGACGAGGTCCTCCTCGACGTCGGCTACAAGACCGAGGGCGTCATCCCCTCGCGTGAGCTTTCGATCAAGCACGACGTCGATCCCACCGAGGTCGTCGGCGTCGGCGACACCGTCGAGGCCCTCGTCCTGCAGAAGGAAGACAAAGAAGGCCGCCTCATCCTCTCGAAGAAGCGCGCTCAGTACGAGCGTGCATGGGGCGACGTGGAGAAGATCAAGGAAGCCGATGGCGTCGTGACCGGTTCGGTCATCGAGGTCGTCAAGGGCGGCCTGATCGTCGACATCGGCCTGCGCGGCTTCCTCCCGGCGTCGCTCATCGAGCTGCGCCGCGTACGCGACCTCACGCCGTACCTCGGGCAGGAGATCGAGGCGAAGATCCTCGAACTCGACAAGAACCGCAACAACGTCGTGCTCTCGCGCCGCGCCCTCCTCGAGCAGACGCAGTCCGAGTCGCGTTCGACGTTCCTCGCGAACCTCCACCCGGGCCAGATCCGCAAGGGTGTCATCTCGTCGATCGTCAACTTCGGTGCGTTCGTCGACCTCGGCGGCGTCGACGGTCTCGTCCACGTCTCCGAGCTCTCGTGGAAGCACATCGAGCACGCCAGCGAGGTCGTCGAGGTCGGCCAGGAGGTCACCGTCGAGGTGCTCTCCGTCGAGCTCGACCGCGAGCGCGTCTCGCTGTCGCTCAAGGCGACGCAGGAGGACCCGTGGCAGGTCTTCGCCCGTACCCACGCGATCGGCCAGGTCGCCCCGGGTAAGGTCACGAAGCTCGTTCCGTTCGGTGCGTTCGTGCGTGTCGCCGATGGCATCGAGGGACTCGTCCACATCTCCGAGCTGTCGGGCAAGCACGTCGAGCTCGCAGAGCAGGTCGTGTCGGTCGGCGAAGAGGTCTTCGTCAAGGTCATCGACATCGACCTCGAGCGTCGTCGCATCTCGCTCTCGCTGAAGCAGGCGAACGACGGCGTCGACCCCGAGGGCACCGAGTTCGACCCGGCGCTCTACGGCATGCTCACGGAGTACGACGAGGCGGGCAACTACAAGTACCCCGAGGGCTTCGACTCCGAGACCAACGAATGGCGCGAGGGCTTCGAGTCCCAGCGCGAGAAGTGGGAGCAGGACTACGCTGCAGCCCAGGCTCGCTGGGAGGCGCACAAGAAGCAGGTCGCCGCGGCGAATGCTGCTGCTGTGGCCGACGACTCGTTCACCTCGAGTGCGGCTTCGTACACGGGCGACACCGCCGGCGCGGGTACCCTCGCCGACGACGCTTCGCTCGCCGCGCTGCGAGAGAAGCTCTCGAGCAACTAGTCGCGATCCCCGCGATACGAAGGCCGGCTCCCTCGGGGGCCGGCCTTCCGGCATTCACGAGACGGTCGTTCACGGCGCCCCGGCACCGTCACGTCGAGTGCTGCACGGCTAGAGTTGGGGTGTGTATCTGATCGGCCTCACGGGCGGCATCGCCTCAGGAAAATCCACGGTCGCGCGTCGGCTCTACGAACACGGCGCCGTGCACATCGACGCCGACCAGCTCGCGAGGCGAGTCGTGGTGCCCGGCACACCGGCTCTGGCTTCGATCGTCGAAGAGTTCGGTGCCGACGTGCTGCATCGCGACGGCACGCTCGACCGTGCGAAGCTCGGCAAGCGCGTCTTCGGCGATGCAGAGCTGCTCGCCAAGCTCAACGCGATCGTGCATCCCGCGGTGCGCGAGCTCTCGAGCCGCATGATCGCGAAGGCGGGGCAGGAGGACCCCGATGCCGTCGTGGTCTACGACGTCCCGTTGCTCGTCGAGGCATCCGTCGACCACCCGTTCGACCTCATCGTCGTGACCGATGCGCCTCGTCGCGCCCAGGTCCAACGGCTCGTCGAGGAGCGCGGACTCGACCTCGGTCAGGCCGAGGCCCGCGTCGACGCTCAGGTCGACAACACCGCCCGCCTCGCGATCGCCGACGTCGTCATCGATACGGATGGTTCGCTGGCGCACACGATGAGCCAGACCGACGAGCTCTGGCACCGCATCGTCGAAGAGCGCCGCGCCAGGGCCTGACCGGCGCGCCGGTCAGGCCGCCGGCTCACAGGCGGAGTGTCGGCGGGCGATCCTAGACTGGAGAGCATGCAGGCCACCCGTTCAGTCAGGCCGTTCGAGGTCATCAGCGAGTACACGCCGAGCGGCGATCAACCGGCGGCGATCGCCGAACTCGCCGCACGCATCAACGCCGGTGAGACCGACGTGGTGCTGCTCGGCGCGACCGGCACCGGCAAGTCAGCAACGACGGCGTGGCTCATCGAGCAGGTGCAACGCCCGACGCTCGTGCTCGCGCACAACAAGACGCTCGCGGCACAGCTCGCCAACGAGTTCCGCGAGCTGCTGCCGAACAACGCCGTCGAGTACTTCGTCTCGTACTACGACTACTACCAGCCCGAGGCGTACGTTCCGCAGACCGACACCTTCATCGAGAAAGACTCCTCGATCAACGCAGAGGTCGAGCGACTGCGCCATTCGACGACGAACTCGCTGCTGAGTCGCCGCGATGTCGTGGTCGTGTCGTCGGTCTCGTGCATCTACGGACTCGGCACACCCGAAGAGTACCTCGGCGCCATGATGCCACTGCAGGTCGGGCAGCAGGTCGACCGTGACTGGCTCATCCGCAAATTCGTCTCGATGCAGTACCAGCGCAACGACGTCGACTTCTCGCGCGGCAACTTCCGCGTTCGCGGCGACACGATCGAGATCATCCCGATCTACGAAGAACTCGCGATCCGCATCGAGATGTTCGGTGACGAGATCGAGGCGCTCTACAGCCTCCACCCGCTGACCGGCCAGGTCGTCGCGAAGCTCGACTCGGTTCCCGTCTTCCCCGGCTCTCACTACGTGGCGAGCACCGAGGTGATGCAGCGCGCGATCGGCACCATCCGCATCGAACTCGAGGAGCGGCTCGCCGAGCTCGAGCGCGAGGGCAAGCTGCTCGAGGCGCAGCGACTGCGCATGCGCACCACGTTCGACCTCGAGATGATGGAGCAGATCGGGTTCTGCTCGGGAATCGAGAACTACTCGCGGCACATCGACGGCCGTCAGGCGGGCGAGGCTCCGCACTGTCTCCTCGACTACTTCGCCGACGACTTCCTCGTCGTCATCGACGAGTCGCACGTCACCGTGCCGCAGATCGGCGCGATGTACGAGGGTGACTCGTCGCGCAAGCGCACGCTCGTCGAGCACGGGTTCCGCCTGCCGAGCGCTCTCGACAACCGGCCGCTGAAGTGGGACGAGTTCAAGGCCCGTGTCGGCCAGGCCGTGTACCTCTCGGCGACGCCCGGGCGCTACGAGATGGGCATCGCCGACGGCGTCGTAGAGCAGATCATCCGCCCGACGGGGCTCGTCGATCCGCAGATCGTGGTGAAGCCCTCGAAGGGGCAGATCGACGACCTCCTCGAAGAGATCCGCACCCGTGCCGGTCGTGACGAGCGCGTGCTCGTCACGACGCTCACGAAGAAGATGGCCGAAGAGCTCACCGACTTCCTCACCGAGGCAGGCGTCCGCGTCCGGTATCTCCACTCCGATGTCGACACGCTCCGCCGCGTCGAACTGCTCACCGAGCTCAGGGCGGGCGTCTACGACGTGCTCGTCGGCATCAACCTGCTTCGCGAAGGGCTCGACCTTCCCGAGGTCTCGCTCGTCGCGATCCTCGACGCAGACAAAGAAGGCTTCCTCCGTTCATCGACCTCGCTCATCCAGACCATCGGACGTGCTGCGCGAAACGTCTCGGGCGAGGTGCACATGTATGCCGACGTGCTCACCGACTCGATGAAGTCCGCGATCGACGAGACGACACGCCGACGCGAGATGCAACTCGAGTACAACCAGGTCAACGGCATCGATCCCCAACCGCTTCGCAAGCGCATCGCCGACATCACCGACGTGCTCGCGCGCGAAGAGGCCGACACGGCGGCCCTGCTCGCCGGACGCGACGCGACGAAGAAGACCTCGGTGCCGAACCTCCGTCGCGAGGGCATCGCGGCGGCCGGTGCC encodes:
- a CDS encoding ANTAR domain-containing response regulator is translated as MTDTEPTQSAPRRVVVAEDESLIRLDIVEILRDNGYEVVGEAGDGETAVALATELRPDLVIMDVKMPQLDGISAAERLSKGHIAPVVLLTAFSQKELVERASEAGALAYVVKPFTPNDLLPAIEIALARYAQIIALEAEVGDLVERFETRKLVDRAKGLLNEKMGLSEPDAFRWIQKASMDRRLTMKDVSQAIIEQLAAKK
- the polA gene encoding DNA polymerase I, which produces MSDADKPTLLVVDGHSLAFRAFYALPVDSFTTRDGQHTNAIHGFLSMLLLLLANEKPTHLAVAFDISRASFRTREYPEYKGTRGETPAEFKGQVPLLQDALKAMGVRTLEKEDFEADDILATLAARGRAEGYRVLLVSGDRDTIQLVNDDVTLLYPNTQGVSQLKRYDTDAVVERYGIRPEQYPDVAALVGETSDNLIGITKVGEKTAVKWLGLYGSLDGILEHADEIKGVVGQNLRDEKENAIRNRRLNRLVDDVELELEIDELEAKPIDIDEVAPLFERLEFRTLFERMKKLAAGNGNGNGAAVTSAPAAVPAQDAPAAPSAPSPRRLLDEELAAWIERAVAAEPAGLGLSLEVIDGAVVGAGIATAAESVHLTWQAGRSDYAPFEAWLASDSPKIMTDAKPQLKALMRSGLAFDGLVVDTLVAGWLVRPILAEKTLADLVARYLGETVPQADPAQLVPEEGTDAGAPEYAWYSVRVAPVVLRALPESSRQLLADIEMPLIAVLAAMEVRGVTVDHAELSALSAELGARAAGLAEAAFAEIGREVNLGSPKQLQEVLFEQLGMPKTRATKTGYTTDASALADLQESNPHPFLGYLLEHRDATKLRQIVESLDKSIAADGRIRTSYGQIGAATGRMSSNDPNLQNIPIRTEDGRRIRKAFRHGPEYTELLTADYSQIEMRIMAHLSGDPGLIEAFNAGEDLHRFVGARVFGVDPGDVTPVMRTKVKAMSYGLAYGLSAFGLSKQLRIDRAEATQLMKEYFERFGAVRDYLRMVVEQAKIDGYTETIFGRRRPFPDLNSPNRVLRENAERAALNSPIQGSAADIIKIAMSRVETDLAAQGMASRMLLTVHDELIFEVAAGESETLESLVRDRMAHAADLLVPLDVQIGRGANWEDAAH
- a CDS encoding DUF885 domain-containing protein, producing the protein MASTERTPTEIDAIAEGWVDTLVELDPGVGTYIGRTTHDDRLADFSPEGHERSIAATRAALASLRAATPVDDVDRITVADLGSELELELERHDAGLHLRDLNVIASPAQEIREVFDLMPTDAPDEWHRIATRLEAVPSAIDGYIETLREGIARGTVPAARQVREVAAQARRIAEPDGFFGTFAGSAGAELPPPLVRDLGNGAAAAASSYGRLADFLETDLYPVAGEHDGVGREIYALQSRRFLGAVIDLDETYEWGIEELARMVAEQESIANEILSGAGSTVSGDAVAEAIAFLDADPTRKLHGTGALQRWMQETSDRAVAELAGTQFDIPAEIRALECMIAPTQEGGIYYTGPSDDFSRPGRMWWSVPEGVTEFDTWRELTTVYHEGVPGHHLQIGQAVVNRGQLNTWRRQLAGTSGHAEGWALYAERLMQGLGYLDDPADRLGMLDGQRLRAARVVLDIGVHLGKQRPDGNGVWTGDYALEFLGRNVNMNEGFVRFEVNRYLGWPGQAPSYKVGQRIWEQLRDEVARREGESFDIREFHRNALALGGVGLDTLRSALLG
- the rpsA gene encoding 30S ribosomal protein S1; this encodes MTTATTKAPKQVAINDIGSADDFLAAVEKTLKFFNDGDLIEGTVVKIDRDEVLLDVGYKTEGVIPSRELSIKHDVDPTEVVGVGDTVEALVLQKEDKEGRLILSKKRAQYERAWGDVEKIKEADGVVTGSVIEVVKGGLIVDIGLRGFLPASLIELRRVRDLTPYLGQEIEAKILELDKNRNNVVLSRRALLEQTQSESRSTFLANLHPGQIRKGVISSIVNFGAFVDLGGVDGLVHVSELSWKHIEHASEVVEVGQEVTVEVLSVELDRERVSLSLKATQEDPWQVFARTHAIGQVAPGKVTKLVPFGAFVRVADGIEGLVHISELSGKHVELAEQVVSVGEEVFVKVIDIDLERRRISLSLKQANDGVDPEGTEFDPALYGMLTEYDEAGNYKYPEGFDSETNEWREGFESQREKWEQDYAAAQARWEAHKKQVAAANAAAVADDSFTSSAASYTGDTAGAGTLADDASLAALREKLSSN
- the coaE gene encoding dephospho-CoA kinase, translating into MYLIGLTGGIASGKSTVARRLYEHGAVHIDADQLARRVVVPGTPALASIVEEFGADVLHRDGTLDRAKLGKRVFGDAELLAKLNAIVHPAVRELSSRMIAKAGQEDPDAVVVYDVPLLVEASVDHPFDLIVVTDAPRRAQVQRLVEERGLDLGQAEARVDAQVDNTARLAIADVVIDTDGSLAHTMSQTDELWHRIVEERRARA
- the uvrB gene encoding excinuclease ABC subunit UvrB, with the protein product MQATRSVRPFEVISEYTPSGDQPAAIAELAARINAGETDVVLLGATGTGKSATTAWLIEQVQRPTLVLAHNKTLAAQLANEFRELLPNNAVEYFVSYYDYYQPEAYVPQTDTFIEKDSSINAEVERLRHSTTNSLLSRRDVVVVSSVSCIYGLGTPEEYLGAMMPLQVGQQVDRDWLIRKFVSMQYQRNDVDFSRGNFRVRGDTIEIIPIYEELAIRIEMFGDEIEALYSLHPLTGQVVAKLDSVPVFPGSHYVASTEVMQRAIGTIRIELEERLAELEREGKLLEAQRLRMRTTFDLEMMEQIGFCSGIENYSRHIDGRQAGEAPHCLLDYFADDFLVVIDESHVTVPQIGAMYEGDSSRKRTLVEHGFRLPSALDNRPLKWDEFKARVGQAVYLSATPGRYEMGIADGVVEQIIRPTGLVDPQIVVKPSKGQIDDLLEEIRTRAGRDERVLVTTLTKKMAEELTDFLTEAGVRVRYLHSDVDTLRRVELLTELRAGVYDVLVGINLLREGLDLPEVSLVAILDADKEGFLRSSTSLIQTIGRAARNVSGEVHMYADVLTDSMKSAIDETTRRREMQLEYNQVNGIDPQPLRKRIADITDVLAREEADTAALLAGRDATKKTSVPNLRREGIAAAGANDLEDIIRDLNDQMLVAAGELKFELAARLRDEVSDLKRELRQMEKAGHLA